A genomic window from Sphingobacterium sp. BN32 includes:
- the rlmF gene encoding 23S rRNA (adenine(1618)-N(6))-methyltransferase RlmF: MENISKNLHPRNKFNKAYNIEQLAKNTPDLRKYVIQVDHDHLSIDFTQPEAVFHLNKALLKTTYGIKGWRVLPKSLVPTVPGRLNYIHYLADLLGGKTGRGVHILDIGTGSSIIYPILGVKEYGWLFTGSETHVPSLTNGNAILKDNPELAKSIRLRQQSNPKNILKDIILPKEYYDAIMCNPPFFKSQEDHEAQVSRKNRNLRISQDANSNYQGLSTELWTDGGEKKFITQLIYDSFTYKDQIGYCTTLVSNKANIKPLRAILEYHKVKDIQVINMSQGNKINRILAWKLSDKK; this comes from the coding sequence ATGGAAAATATCTCAAAAAATTTACATCCCAGAAATAAGTTCAATAAAGCTTACAATATTGAACAACTGGCTAAGAATACGCCCGATTTGCGCAAGTATGTTATTCAGGTGGACCATGACCACCTGTCGATAGATTTCACGCAGCCAGAGGCCGTATTCCATCTTAATAAGGCGCTATTGAAAACTACCTACGGTATCAAAGGATGGCGTGTATTGCCGAAAAGTTTAGTACCTACGGTTCCTGGCCGTCTGAACTATATTCATTATCTAGCGGATCTGCTGGGCGGCAAAACAGGTAGAGGCGTTCATATTTTGGATATAGGTACCGGCTCAAGCATCATCTATCCTATTTTAGGGGTTAAGGAATATGGCTGGCTATTTACGGGTTCTGAAACACATGTCCCTTCCCTTACGAATGGCAATGCGATCCTCAAAGACAATCCCGAATTAGCGAAGTCCATCCGTTTAAGACAGCAGAGCAATCCGAAAAATATACTGAAGGATATCATTCTTCCGAAGGAATATTATGATGCGATTATGTGCAATCCACCTTTTTTCAAATCACAAGAGGATCACGAAGCACAGGTATCGAGAAAGAATAGGAACCTTCGAATCTCGCAGGATGCGAACTCAAACTACCAAGGCCTCTCGACCGAGCTTTGGACAGATGGCGGAGAGAAGAAATTTATTACTCAGCTAATCTACGACAGCTTTACCTATAAAGATCAGATCGGATATTGTACAACCTTGGTATCCAACAAGGCGAATATAAAACCACTGCGTGCTATTCTTGAATACCATAAAGTGAAAGACATACAAGTGATCAATATGTCGCAGGGCAATAAGATCAATAGGATCCTTGCATGGAAACTAAGTGATAAGAAATAA